In Paenibacillus larvae subsp. larvae, the following proteins share a genomic window:
- a CDS encoding AAA family ATPase, which yields MKLSKGMKMKFSLAIALSHHADLLIMDEPTAGLDPIFRRELLDLLSNLIQDESKTVLFSTHITADLDRIADYITFIHQGNLVFSEERNIIEENYALIKGPAHLLDRDVVIGVAMSSLGMLGEFIVSLLSEESHVFKISPSLLLTKRSVRF from the coding sequence ATGAAGTTTAGTCTGGCCATTGCCCTCTCCCATCATGCCGATCTGCTTATCATGGACGAACCGACGGCAGGACTCGATCCTATCTTCCGGCGTGAGCTTTTGGATTTGCTTTCAAACCTTATTCAGGATGAGAGTAAGACCGTATTATTTTCCACTCACATTACCGCAGACCTGGACAGGATAGCTGATTATATTACGTTTATTCATCAGGGAAATTTAGTTTTTAGTGAAGAGAGGAACATTATTGAAGAAAATTATGCCCTCATTAAAGGGCCTGCCCATCTGCTTGATCGGGATGTAGTAATCGGGGTTGCCATGAGCAGTCTTGGAATGCTGGGAGAATTCATTGTTTCGCTTCTGAGTGAAGAAAGCCATGTTTTTAAGATCAGCCCTTCGCTTCTTTTGACCAAAAGAAGCGTCAGATTTTAA
- the kapB gene encoding sporulation phosphorelay system protein KapB, whose amino-acid sequence MSFSIGDRVVFFYKSGKYIGEIADQPGLTKLPVRVLAVLKHPAQGDIHYPGQVDVSMFHQRKALAYQEIAAVPPQVIQPFDGDIPDYEESLEAALNKEITKLEGKQDAYARQALTELSELKKEYFGT is encoded by the coding sequence ATGTCATTCTCAATAGGTGATCGGGTCGTCTTTTTCTATAAGAGCGGTAAATATATTGGAGAAATTGCGGATCAGCCGGGACTGACAAAACTTCCGGTTCGGGTGCTTGCTGTTTTGAAGCATCCTGCCCAGGGAGATATTCACTATCCGGGCCAGGTGGATGTTTCCATGTTCCATCAAAGAAAAGCTTTGGCTTATCAAGAAATAGCGGCTGTACCTCCTCAGGTTATCCAACCCTTTGATGGCGATATTCCGGACTATGAAGAGTCACTCGAAGCTGCTCTGAATAAAGAAATTACAAAACTGGAAGGAAAGCAGGATGCCTATGCAAGGCAGGCTCTTACCGAATTAAGCGAATTAAAGAAAGAATACTTTGGGACCTAA
- a CDS encoding thioredoxin family protein — protein sequence MAGMIEVRAEDIPRLLQETEGPFVLYLYSPLCGTCSLASQMLNIVIQTSASLPVFKCDVLLAPDLCQDWHIETIPCLVFYSRNKTGHRITRMESVDLLFREFKKWKEQQSTG from the coding sequence ATGGCAGGAATGATAGAGGTAAGAGCGGAGGATATTCCCCGGTTGCTTCAAGAGACGGAAGGCCCCTTTGTGTTATATCTGTATTCACCTTTATGCGGTACCTGCTCATTGGCTTCCCAAATGCTAAATATCGTGATTCAAACATCGGCCTCGCTCCCTGTCTTCAAATGTGATGTATTGCTTGCACCTGATTTATGCCAGGATTGGCATATTGAAACTATTCCTTGCCTTGTTTTTTACAGCCGGAACAAAACAGGCCATAGAATAACAAGAATGGAATCAGTGGATTTGTTATTCCGGGAATTTAAAAAATGGAAAGAACAGCAGAGCACAGGATAA
- a CDS encoding ABC-F family ATP-binding cassette domain-containing protein, giving the protein MITVTGVTLRYGKRALFEDVNIKFTPGNCYGLIGANGAGKSTFLKILSGEIEPNKGEVSIAPGERLAVLRQNHFEFDECEVLKTVIMGHTRLYEIMVEKDVLYSKPDFSEEDGIRAGELEGEFAELDGWQAESDAAELLIGLGIPKELHEQKMKDLSGNEKVRVLLAQALFGTPNILLLDEPTNHLDIESIRWLENFLAKFEGTVIVVSHDRHFLNQVCTHIADIDFGKIQLYVGNYDFWYESSQLALKLAREQNKKTEEKRKELETFIARFSANASKSKQATSRKKQLEKLTLEDIRPSNRKYPYINFKPEREAGKQLLAVESISKTIEGEKVLNNISFTVNKGDKIAFVGPYGHAKSTLFDIVMGEQEADEGTYTWGVTTSQAYFPKDNSAYFEGVDLNLVGWLRQYSKDQDETFLRGFLGRMLFSGEEALKKASVLSGGEKVRCMLAKMMLEAANVLVMDEPTNHLDLESITALNNGLVDFDGTLLFVSHDHQFIQTIANRIIEITPNGMIDRMMSYDEYLDNEEIKQLRQQLYAE; this is encoded by the coding sequence ATGATTACAGTAACGGGTGTAACTTTAAGATACGGAAAGCGGGCTTTATTTGAAGACGTGAACATTAAATTCACGCCCGGCAACTGCTATGGTTTGATTGGAGCAAATGGAGCGGGTAAATCCACATTTCTCAAAATCTTATCCGGCGAAATTGAACCTAATAAAGGTGAAGTGAGTATTGCTCCCGGTGAACGTCTGGCCGTACTCAGGCAGAATCATTTTGAATTCGATGAATGTGAAGTATTGAAAACTGTTATAATGGGCCATACGCGCCTGTACGAAATCATGGTAGAAAAAGACGTTCTCTATAGCAAACCGGATTTCTCTGAGGAGGACGGAATCCGTGCCGGCGAGTTGGAGGGGGAATTTGCCGAGTTGGATGGCTGGCAGGCGGAGTCTGATGCCGCAGAATTGTTAATCGGGCTTGGCATTCCTAAAGAGCTTCACGAACAGAAAATGAAAGATTTGAGCGGTAACGAAAAAGTGCGTGTACTATTGGCCCAGGCTTTGTTTGGAACACCGAACATTCTTCTGCTTGACGAGCCTACGAACCATTTGGATATTGAATCAATCCGATGGCTGGAGAACTTCCTGGCCAAATTTGAAGGCACTGTGATTGTGGTATCTCACGATCGTCACTTCCTGAACCAGGTTTGCACACATATTGCTGATATTGACTTTGGAAAAATACAGCTTTACGTTGGCAACTATGATTTCTGGTACGAATCCAGTCAGCTGGCCCTTAAACTGGCGAGAGAGCAAAACAAAAAAACAGAAGAGAAGCGGAAGGAATTGGAAACCTTCATTGCGCGTTTTAGTGCTAATGCTTCCAAATCCAAGCAGGCGACTTCCCGTAAGAAGCAGCTGGAGAAGCTTACATTAGAAGATATTAGGCCGTCCAACCGGAAGTACCCTTACATTAATTTCAAGCCTGAACGTGAAGCCGGGAAACAGTTGCTGGCTGTGGAGAGCATCAGCAAAACCATTGAAGGTGAAAAAGTGCTGAACAATATCAGTTTTACCGTCAATAAAGGGGACAAGATCGCTTTTGTTGGTCCTTACGGACATGCCAAATCGACTCTTTTCGATATTGTAATGGGTGAACAGGAAGCGGATGAAGGCACTTACACATGGGGAGTAACTACTTCACAAGCCTATTTTCCAAAAGATAACTCTGCTTATTTTGAAGGAGTCGATTTAAATCTGGTAGGATGGCTCCGGCAATATTCCAAGGATCAGGATGAGACTTTCCTCCGCGGATTTCTTGGACGCATGCTGTTTTCAGGTGAAGAAGCGCTTAAAAAAGCCAGTGTTCTTTCGGGGGGAGAAAAAGTTCGCTGTATGCTGGCTAAAATGATGCTGGAAGCTGCAAATGTATTGGTAATGGATGAACCCACCAACCATTTGGACCTGGAATCCATCACTGCATTGAATAACGGTTTGGTAGACTTTGACGGGACCCTGCTATTCGTTTCTCATGACCATCAATTTATTCAGACCATTGCCAACCGGATTATTGAAATTACTCCGAATGGAATGATTGACCGGATGATGTCTTATGATGAATACCTGGATAATGAGGAAATCAAGCAGCTTCGTCAGCAGCTTTATGCTGAATAA
- a CDS encoding ABC-F family ATP-binding cassette domain-containing protein translates to MSLLTAEHITKTYGEKVLFKDIFFVINEKERIGLIGVNGTGKSTLLKLLAGLETADAGKLNHAGDFRVDYLPQQPEFDETSTVLEQVFYCNSPIMQTLREYEQALSELEADPSDESNQARLFRVQQQMDVVGAWEAGTVAKTVLTKLGITDFTKPVAKLSGGQRKRVAMARVLIQPADLLILDEPTNHIDNETALWLEEYLGKWKGALLLVTHDRYFLDRVTNKIFELDHGQIYSYDGNYEVFLEKKAERLEREAASELKRQNLLRRELTWLRRGAKARTTKQKARVERAETLRDQKTQGPTDKLDMALAGSRLGRMIIELHDVSKAINGKTLFEGLNYAVVRGDRIGIIGRNGAGKSTLLNMLAGEIGPDNGSIEVGQTVKIAYYRQEIAEMDDTQRVIDYIKEAAEVIRTTDGSTVTAAQMLERFLFPGHLQWTPIGKLSGGEKRRLYLLRTLMGEPNVLLLDEPTNDLDIQTLAILEDYLEHFPGAVITVSHDRYFLDRTANHLFALEGNGEVNHFYGTYSDYMEHKKMQDALLIQGSKSSKEAPAGKPVSEKSKPKKLSYNEQKEWDSIEERITELEERADKLKSEIEAAGSDFAKVQQLFEEQQEVASELETALERWTYLSELVEEIERNKR, encoded by the coding sequence ATGAGTCTGTTAACTGCAGAACATATCACGAAAACATACGGCGAAAAAGTGCTGTTCAAAGATATATTCTTTGTGATCAATGAAAAGGAACGGATCGGACTCATCGGCGTGAACGGTACCGGGAAGTCCACACTGCTTAAACTGCTGGCCGGCCTTGAAACGGCTGATGCGGGAAAGCTGAATCACGCGGGAGATTTCCGGGTGGATTATTTACCCCAGCAGCCTGAGTTTGACGAGACTTCCACGGTGCTGGAGCAGGTGTTTTACTGTAATTCACCTATTATGCAGACGCTGAGGGAATATGAGCAGGCGCTCTCGGAACTGGAAGCGGACCCAAGCGATGAAAGCAATCAGGCCCGCCTGTTCCGGGTCCAGCAGCAAATGGACGTGGTCGGTGCATGGGAGGCCGGTACGGTGGCGAAGACGGTATTGACCAAACTTGGCATTACCGATTTCACTAAACCCGTAGCCAAGCTGTCCGGCGGTCAGCGTAAACGAGTGGCCATGGCCCGAGTTCTCATTCAGCCCGCTGATCTGCTGATCCTTGATGAGCCGACGAACCACATTGATAATGAAACGGCCTTGTGGCTGGAAGAGTATCTCGGCAAGTGGAAGGGCGCTTTGCTGCTGGTTACACATGACCGATATTTTCTGGACAGGGTAACGAACAAGATTTTTGAGCTGGATCACGGACAGATATACAGTTACGATGGCAATTATGAGGTGTTTCTGGAGAAGAAAGCGGAACGGCTGGAGAGGGAAGCGGCCAGCGAACTGAAGCGGCAAAATCTCCTCCGCCGGGAACTGACCTGGCTGCGCCGGGGGGCGAAAGCACGGACTACAAAACAAAAAGCCCGTGTGGAACGTGCCGAAACTTTGCGGGACCAGAAGACGCAGGGACCAACCGATAAGCTGGACATGGCCCTGGCAGGCAGCAGGCTTGGTAGAATGATTATTGAGCTTCATGATGTAAGCAAAGCTATAAACGGGAAAACGCTATTTGAAGGCTTGAATTATGCTGTTGTAAGGGGAGACCGCATTGGGATTATTGGCCGTAATGGTGCAGGCAAATCAACCCTTCTCAATATGTTGGCCGGGGAGATTGGGCCGGATAATGGTTCCATAGAAGTAGGACAAACGGTAAAGATAGCCTATTATCGGCAGGAAATTGCCGAAATGGATGATACACAGCGCGTAATTGATTACATTAAAGAAGCGGCGGAAGTTATCCGCACGACTGATGGAAGTACGGTAACAGCTGCCCAAATGCTGGAGAGATTTCTGTTTCCCGGACATCTACAGTGGACTCCGATCGGCAAGCTTTCCGGAGGAGAAAAACGCCGTTTATACCTGCTGCGTACTTTGATGGGAGAGCCGAACGTATTATTGCTTGATGAACCGACGAATGACCTGGACATTCAGACGCTGGCTATTCTGGAAGATTATCTGGAGCATTTTCCGGGAGCTGTGATCACGGTCTCGCACGACCGTTATTTCCTGGACCGTACGGCAAATCATCTGTTTGCCTTGGAGGGAAATGGGGAAGTAAACCACTTCTACGGCACTTATTCCGATTATATGGAACATAAAAAAATGCAAGATGCTCTATTAATCCAGGGGTCAAAATCTTCCAAAGAAGCTCCGGCAGGCAAACCGGTTTCTGAAAAATCCAAACCAAAGAAGTTGTCTTACAATGAGCAGAAAGAATGGGACAGTATTGAAGAGCGCATTACGGAGCTGGAGGAACGGGCCGACAAGCTGAAAAGTGAAATTGAAGCGGCCGGAAGTGATTTTGCCAAGGTACAGCAGCTGTTTGAAGAGCAGCAGGAGGTGGCTTCGGAGTTGGAGACAGCACTTGAAAGGTGGACGTATTTGTCCGAACTGGTGGAAGAAATCGAGCGCAATAAACGTTGA
- a CDS encoding M42 family metallopeptidase, translated as MTFSMNESYILDILGKLLNTPSPSGYCQKIMKTVQEEAENLGYTFVLTNKGCGIITIPGQSGSRTIGVSGHVDTLGAMVRSVTSSGRLKLTSVGGFMMGAIENEYCKIHTRGGQIYEGTILTIEPSVHVFPKSRELERVEKNMEVRLDELVHSKEDVETLGIRTGDFISFDPRVVIRENGFIKSRHLDDKASMAAIFGLLELFKRQDIKPAYTVKVIITTYEEVGHGASYLPSDVNELIAVDMGAVGDDLNCTEQDVSICAKDSSGPYDYHMTSKMIELAEGLGIRFAVDIYPHYNSDASAALRGGQNIRAALIGPGVHASHGMERTHKEAVVNTAILLAAYLTDPA; from the coding sequence TTGACATTTTCAATGAATGAATCTTATATATTGGATATTCTCGGTAAGCTGCTGAATACCCCAAGTCCAAGCGGTTACTGCCAAAAGATCATGAAAACAGTCCAGGAGGAAGCCGAGAATCTGGGTTATACCTTTGTATTGACTAATAAGGGATGCGGAATCATTACGATTCCGGGCCAATCCGGCTCCAGAACGATTGGAGTTTCGGGTCATGTGGATACGCTTGGTGCCATGGTACGTTCCGTAACATCCTCTGGAAGATTAAAATTGACTTCCGTAGGCGGGTTCATGATGGGGGCTATCGAGAATGAATACTGTAAAATCCATACGCGGGGCGGACAAATCTATGAGGGTACAATTTTGACTATAGAACCTTCAGTGCACGTGTTTCCAAAATCCAGGGAACTGGAACGGGTTGAGAAAAACATGGAAGTCCGGCTGGATGAACTTGTTCATTCCAAGGAAGATGTAGAAACCCTGGGCATTCGTACCGGGGACTTTATCTCTTTTGACCCGCGTGTGGTGATCAGGGAGAACGGCTTTATCAAATCCCGCCATCTGGATGATAAAGCCAGTATGGCTGCAATTTTTGGACTGCTGGAGCTGTTTAAGCGGCAAGATATCAAGCCAGCTTACACCGTTAAAGTTATTATAACTACGTATGAGGAAGTCGGTCATGGTGCTTCTTACCTGCCTTCAGATGTCAATGAACTAATCGCTGTGGACATGGGAGCCGTGGGGGATGATTTAAACTGTACGGAACAGGATGTTTCGATCTGCGCCAAAGACTCATCCGGACCTTATGACTATCATATGACTTCCAAGATGATAGAACTTGCGGAAGGGCTCGGTATCCGATTTGCCGTTGATATTTACCCGCATTACAACTCGGACGCTTCCGCGGCTTTGAGGGGAGGCCAGAATATACGGGCGGCTCTGATTGGACCGGGGGTTCACGCCTCTCACGGCATGGAGCGCACGCATAAAGAGGCTGTAGTGAACACCGCCATATTGCTGGCTGCTTACTTAACCGATCCGGCTTAA
- a CDS encoding Dabb family protein: MLTHIVFFKLKDRSPEAVERTAEVLRNMKGRIPELLDIEVGKDIVHSERSYDLALVTKFKSLSDMNAYQAHPVHQGVLAHMREVLDSPSVCVDYEG; this comes from the coding sequence CTGCTGACTCACATTGTATTTTTCAAATTGAAAGACCGCAGTCCGGAAGCTGTGGAACGGACAGCAGAAGTACTGAGAAATATGAAAGGACGTATTCCCGAACTGCTGGACATTGAAGTAGGGAAGGACATTGTTCATTCCGAACGCTCATATGATCTCGCGCTTGTTACAAAGTTTAAGTCCTTATCCGATATGAATGCTTACCAGGCTCATCCTGTTCATCAGGGCGTTCTAGCCCATATGAGAGAAGTACTGGACAGCCCTTCCGTTTGTGTGGACTATGAGGGATAA
- a CDS encoding ABC-F family ATP-binding cassette domain-containing protein: MSLLTVEDLSHSFGDRVLFKNVSFRLLAGEHVGLVGANGVGKSTLMNILTGQLLKDQGKVEWTPRVEYGYLDQHTRLTPGKTIRDVLKDAFLPLFEQERELIEITNKMADASPEELEVLLEQMGDIQEQLDNGGFYMIDVKVEEMANGLGLNAIGLDRNVEALSGGQRTKVLLAKLLLQKPKVLLLDEPTNYLDVEHIAWLTNYLKEYPHAFILISHDTEFMNKVVNVIYHLEFTRLTRYSANYEKFLQMAEINKNQHIEAFEKQQEYIKKQEDFIQRNKARYSTSGRAKSRQKQLDRIERIDRPETAAKPIFVFKESRASGKSVFEAKDLEIGYDYPLLPKLNVTIERGDKIAVVGCNGVGKSTLLKTMLGKIKPYSGTVYRGDFLYPAYFEQEVKAGNRTPIDEVWDEFPHMNQHEVRAALARCGLKNEHITRQMNMLSGGEQAKVRLCKLLMNESNWILFDEPTNHLDVAAKEELRRALKQYKGTVVLVCHEPEFYEDWVTKVWDVEQWSSQTVK; encoded by the coding sequence ATGAGTCTGTTGACGGTTGAAGACCTGAGCCATTCGTTCGGTGACAGGGTTTTATTCAAGAATGTATCGTTCCGTCTGCTTGCGGGTGAGCACGTAGGTTTAGTAGGTGCCAACGGAGTGGGGAAATCCACATTAATGAACATTTTAACAGGCCAGCTTCTGAAGGATCAGGGAAAGGTCGAATGGACACCAAGAGTGGAATACGGCTATTTGGACCAGCATACCAGGCTGACTCCAGGCAAAACAATCCGGGATGTTTTAAAGGATGCTTTTCTTCCTTTGTTTGAACAAGAACGGGAATTGATAGAGATTACGAATAAAATGGCAGATGCTTCTCCGGAAGAATTGGAAGTATTGCTGGAACAAATGGGGGACATTCAGGAACAGCTGGATAACGGCGGTTTCTATATGATTGATGTGAAAGTGGAAGAGATGGCCAACGGTCTCGGGCTGAATGCAATAGGTCTTGACCGAAATGTAGAAGCATTAAGCGGCGGGCAGCGTACGAAGGTGCTGCTTGCCAAGCTGCTGCTGCAAAAGCCGAAGGTGCTGCTGCTGGATGAGCCTACCAACTATTTGGATGTTGAGCATATCGCCTGGCTCACCAATTATTTGAAAGAGTACCCGCATGCGTTTATTTTGATTTCCCATGATACCGAATTTATGAACAAGGTGGTAAATGTGATTTACCATCTGGAATTCACCAGGCTGACACGCTATTCAGCTAACTACGAGAAGTTCCTGCAAATGGCTGAGATCAATAAAAACCAGCATATTGAAGCTTTTGAAAAACAGCAGGAATATATCAAGAAGCAGGAAGACTTCATCCAGCGTAACAAAGCACGATATTCCACTTCCGGGCGGGCAAAGAGCAGGCAGAAACAGCTGGACCGGATTGAACGAATCGATCGTCCGGAAACAGCGGCAAAACCTATCTTCGTATTCAAGGAATCACGCGCCAGCGGTAAGAGTGTCTTTGAGGCGAAGGACCTGGAGATCGGATATGATTATCCACTTCTTCCCAAATTGAATGTCACTATTGAACGCGGGGACAAGATTGCAGTAGTAGGCTGTAACGGGGTAGGTAAATCTACTTTGCTAAAAACGATGCTGGGTAAAATCAAACCTTATAGCGGCACGGTTTATAGAGGGGATTTTTTGTATCCGGCCTATTTTGAACAGGAAGTCAAGGCGGGAAACCGAACACCAATTGACGAAGTATGGGATGAATTTCCGCATATGAATCAGCACGAGGTTCGGGCAGCATTAGCCCGCTGCGGCCTTAAGAACGAGCACATCACCCGGCAGATGAACATGCTGAGCGGGGGAGAACAGGCAAAAGTCCGCCTGTGTAAGCTTCTAATGAATGAAAGCAACTGGATTTTGTTTGACGAGCCGACTAACCATCTTGATGTGGCGGCGAAGGAAGAATTGCGGCGTGCGTTGAAACAATACAAAGGGACGGTTGTTCTGGTTTGCCACGAACCGGAGTTTTACGAGGACTGGGTGACCAAAGTCTGGGATGTAGAGCAATGGTCCTCCCAAACCGTGAAGTAA
- a CDS encoding DUF6382 domain-containing protein: MIRKVYGLHYEFIQQRGHFMVLSKTAGLKKEDVIQVELYMANKQTIPHLLPFRLEETDGVAKLVYDVTSKRMLSHTLKTEPLKAEELLEFLSRLTSILIESGNYMLREESFLLEDRFMFIGKQFKELFLTYVPVRQHSPVPVKRQIQLFLESLLQKCILDNHSLFTPLLHYCTAEDFYLKGFKELAGHLLEQAGNSPNVLKGGENQGGRRLSPDFEQVMSEEKSIPQIKEDGTPVFRWIGGTGDGEERDDSGQSYAEAAVSHNREIERNSIPDPWGQRDPGEDSISWQDADKLLEEDSVHFSKRTVFIIYTAASVIIILFWKIYLDRQEEALLYIAGGVTLFLPAAIYALLLWLAEREPDEAGDAWPTEMQPWGNRKPEKGLFTNHPEIVQSPTGYAVQDSTEDERRNFFSKMKLSVSRKAKETEPAMSESNLPPQTLKEHYAFLSQKTTLLTASKDDATVPFQPASNPFHLAGSHMAGPADKPPFLEVYKDGQRSVIFMEKDSLTVGRGEKGVDYREDQPGISRIHFEITREAERFMIKDTGSSNGTFLNGEPLIPYQSYPLKEGDKIRVLQMEYIFFV; the protein is encoded by the coding sequence TTGATCCGGAAGGTGTACGGCCTGCATTATGAATTTATTCAACAGCGGGGCCATTTTATGGTTCTAAGCAAGACAGCAGGATTGAAGAAAGAGGATGTTATACAAGTGGAACTGTATATGGCGAACAAGCAGACCATTCCCCATCTGCTGCCTTTCCGTCTGGAGGAGACAGATGGAGTTGCCAAGCTGGTATACGATGTGACTTCCAAAAGAATGCTTTCCCATACGCTAAAGACAGAGCCTTTAAAAGCAGAGGAATTGCTGGAATTTCTTTCCCGATTAACATCCATCCTCATAGAGAGCGGCAATTACATGTTAAGGGAAGAGTCTTTTTTGCTGGAAGACCGGTTTATGTTTATAGGTAAACAATTCAAAGAATTGTTTTTAACCTATGTGCCTGTCAGGCAACATTCACCCGTTCCGGTGAAGCGCCAGATCCAGCTGTTTCTTGAATCATTGCTGCAAAAATGTATTCTTGACAATCATTCCCTTTTTACCCCATTGCTCCATTACTGTACAGCGGAAGATTTTTACTTAAAAGGATTCAAAGAGTTGGCCGGACATTTGCTTGAACAGGCAGGAAACAGTCCTAATGTACTAAAAGGCGGAGAAAATCAGGGGGGAAGAAGGTTATCCCCCGATTTCGAACAGGTAATGAGCGAGGAGAAATCTATCCCGCAAATCAAAGAAGACGGCACCCCTGTCTTTAGATGGATCGGAGGAACGGGGGACGGGGAAGAAAGAGATGATAGTGGACAAAGTTATGCAGAGGCCGCAGTCTCCCATAACCGGGAAATTGAGCGTAATTCCATACCAGACCCCTGGGGGCAGCGGGACCCTGGTGAAGACTCTATATCCTGGCAGGATGCAGATAAGCTCCTTGAGGAAGATTCCGTTCATTTTTCTAAAAGAACCGTTTTTATTATTTATACGGCAGCATCAGTTATCATTATCCTTTTTTGGAAAATATACCTGGACCGTCAGGAAGAGGCGCTATTGTATATTGCCGGGGGCGTGACCTTATTTTTACCCGCTGCCATCTATGCTTTATTGCTTTGGCTGGCCGAGCGGGAGCCCGATGAAGCAGGGGATGCCTGGCCAACAGAGATGCAACCATGGGGAAACCGGAAGCCGGAGAAAGGATTATTCACTAATCATCCGGAAATTGTACAGAGTCCGACGGGTTATGCTGTTCAAGACAGTACAGAGGATGAGAGGAGAAACTTTTTTTCAAAAATGAAGTTATCTGTCTCCAGAAAAGCGAAGGAAACTGAACCGGCCATGAGCGAAAGTAATTTGCCGCCTCAAACCCTGAAGGAACATTACGCCTTTCTAAGTCAAAAGACAACTTTATTAACCGCGTCAAAGGATGACGCTACTGTTCCCTTCCAGCCGGCCTCCAATCCTTTTCATTTAGCCGGCTCCCATATGGCAGGCCCTGCAGATAAGCCGCCTTTCTTAGAGGTTTATAAAGATGGACAAAGGTCGGTTATTTTTATGGAAAAGGACTCCTTGACGGTCGGAAGGGGAGAAAAAGGGGTGGACTATCGGGAAGATCAGCCTGGAATCTCACGCATCCATTTCGAAATCACCAGGGAAGCAGAACGATTCATGATCAAGGATACAGGTTCAAGTAACGGGACCTTCCTGAACGGAGAGCCCCTGATTCCTTATCAAAGTTACCCGCTGAAGGAAGGCGACAAAATCCGGGTCCTTCAAATGGAATACATTTTTTTTGTTTGA